AATGCTCTGAACAATTAACCGAGTAGTTTAATAGGGTACATTGATAAATCAGAGGCACGAAGATGAAGAACTCCATTCCCTCAAGGAAAGATTTTGACCAATACATGATCCCAGTGTATTCACCGGCACCCTTTATTCCAGTGAAGGCACATGGCTCAACCTTGTTTGATCAGAGCGGTAAAGATTACATCGACTTTGTTGGCGGTATTGCGGTTAATGCGCTGGGCCACGCCAATCCCGAATTACGTAAGGCTTTGATTGAGCAATCAGATAACCTTTGGCATACCGGTAACGGTTATACCAATGAGCCAGTTTTAACCTTGGCAAAACATCTAGTGGAAGCGACCTTTGCCGATAAAGCGTTTTTCTGTAATTCAGGCGCTGAAGCTAACGAAGCAGCGCTAAAATTAGCTCGACGTTATGCTCGCCAGAATTTCAGCGAAGATAAAAACGAAATCATTGCGTTTAACAATGCGTTCCATGGCCGTACACTGTTTACTGTGTCGACTGGCGGTCAGCCAAATTACTCGAAAGATTTTGCGCCATTACCAGGTGGCATTTCGCACTTACCTTTCAACGATCTCGAGGCGCTAAAAGCGGCGATCTCAGATAAAACAGCAGCGGTAATTGTTGAACCTATTCAGGGTGAAGGCGGCGTGATTCCTGCCACTCCTGAATTTTTACAAGGGGTGCGAGAGCTGTGTGACCAAAACAATGCCGTGCTGATCTTTGATGAAGTGCAAACGGGCGTTGGTCGTACCGGCCATTTGTATGCGTACCAAGGTTACGGTGTCACTCCTGACGTATTGTCAACGGCAAAAGCACTCGGTGGTGGTTTCCCGATTGGCGCAATCCTGACTACAGATAAGTTTGCGACTGGTCTTACGGTGGGTTCTCATGGCACAACGTATGGCGGTAATCCTCTTGCTTGTGCTGTCGCGAATGTATCGCTTAATATCATTGATTCAGAAGCGTTTCTTGCCGATGTGCGTGCGAAAGAAGCGCATTTTGTTGAAGTGCTGAAGAAGATAAATAGTGAACTCAACATGTTTAGTGACATCCGTTCAGCAGGTTTGCTGATTGGTTGTCAGTTGACTGATGAATTTGCCGGACAAGCAAAAGCCATCAGCGTTCTCGCGACTGAATATGGTGTGATGACATTGATTGCTGGCGCTAACGTGGTGCGTTTTGCCCCAGCACTTAATATTAGTGAATCAGAAATGGAAACCGGTTTGTCTCGCTTTGAGCAAGCTCTAAAGGAATATAAAACAAGGAAGTAAGCATGATAATACTGCGTCCTGCGCGTTTAAGCGACTTAGGTCAGCTTGAGCGTCTTGCGAAAGAAAGTGGCACTATGGTGTCCACTTTGCCAGATAAGAAAGAGAGCTTAGTGCGTAAAATTGAACGCTCTATCGACTCTTTTGCTCAGGACGTGGTCACTCCAGGTGAAGAGAGCTATTTCTTTGTGTTAGAAGAGTGCTTAACCGGACAAGTGGTCGGCACAGGCGCTATTAATGCGCTGTCTGGTTATCGCACTCCTTTCTATGCGTTCCGTAACGATATGCTGATTCACTCTTCTCGCGAGTTGAACGTGCATTCTCGCGTTCATGCTTTGTCGTTGACGCATGATTTAAGCGATCACTCCAATCTTTGTAGCTTTTACGTGGTCGATTCCCTACATAAAACGCTGTATCCCGCATTGGTTACACTAGGGCGCTTGCTGTACATGAGTGTCGAGTCACAGCGTTTTAGTAACGAATGGATGGCAGTATTGCCGGGGTTGTGTGATGACGCTGGCCGCGCTCCATTTTGGGAACATGTTGGGCGTAAATTTATCGGCCTAGATTATGATGAAGTGGAGTTTTTGAACGGAACCAAAGATGGCACATTTATCGCAGAACTCATGCCACATTATCCATTGTATGTCCCGCTGTTTGATGAAGAAGCGCAGCAAGCCATCGGTATGGTGCATCCTAAAGCGGAATTGCAATGTAATTTGCTTAGCGGGCAGGGCTTTGAGCCTGATAAATACGTAGAAATTTTTGACGGTGGCCCTATTCTCAGTGCCACCCATAATACCTTGAACATTTGGCAGCAACAGCGCCAAAAGAGTGTGACATTTGCAGAGGTTGCACCTGATGCACCTGCACATTTAATCGGTTTTAAAAGCGATAGTGGTTTTTCTGCCTTTATCGCGCCATGCCAAACCAGCTCTAGCCAGTTAGTGTTGGATAAATCCATTGCACAGCGGGTGGGAATAACAAACAAACAAACCGTTTGGCATGTAGAAATTTAGTTAAAAAGGATTTTAATCATGATGATTATTCGCCCAGTCAATTGGGATGATAAGGACGCATTACTCGACTTAGCCAGCAAGGCGGGCGTTGGCTTTACCTCGCTTCCTGTCGATGAAGCTCGTTTATTAAGTCGCCTAGAACGTACATTAAACACTTGGGATAAAAAAGCGCCACTGCCCGAGCAAGGCTATTTATTTGTACTAGAAGATACGACAACGCAAAAAGTTGTGGGCGTGAGTGGTATTGAAGTGGCTGTCGGACTAAATGAACCTTGGTATTCTTTCCGTCTTGGCACGTTAGTGCATGCGTCTAAAGAGCTGAATGTTTATACACAGATGCCAACCCTGTTTTTAAGTAACGATCACACCGGACACAGTGAACTGTGTACCTTATTCCTCGATGCGGACTACCGTCACAGCAAAAACGGTCAATTGCTCTCAAAATCACGCATGATGTTTATCGCTAACTTCCGTGAAGAATTTCGCGACAAAGTGTTCGCAGAAATGCGCGGTGTGTGTGATGAAAACGGTGAATCACCATTTTGGGAATCGTTGGGTCGCCATTTTTTCTCGATCGATTTTAGTGAAGCAGACTATTTGACCGGGATTGGTCAAAAAGCCTTTATCGCTGAATTAATGCCAAAGCATCCACTCTATGTCGATTTTCTAACAGAAGAGGCCAAAGCGGTGATTGGTCAGGTGCATCCGTGTACTGCACCTGCACGTAAAATTTTGGAAAGTGAAGGTTTTCGCTACACTAACTATGTCGATATCTTTGATGCTGGCCCAACGTTAGAAGCTTACGTTGAAGATTTGCGGATTGTTAAACAAAGCCAAATGCGCAAAGTTGCGATAGCTGAGCATCCTATTGTAAGTGAGCAACCTTATTTAGTAAGCAATACAGATTATCAACAATTTCGCACCACATTGATTGCGTCTCAGCCGGATGATGAGTGTATTTATCTCACGCAAGAACAGTGTGATGCACTAAAAGTGAAACCCGGGAACGAGGTGCGTGTCGCCTCTTTGTTTGCAAAACAGCCAGAGGTATAAATCATGATCAAAACTCAACCGAATGTCTTTACAAATGGTCAATGGCAAACCACAGGAACGGCGCTTTTTAGCAAAACCAATCCTGCCAATGGTGAGTTGGTGTGGCAAGGTCATGAAACAGAGAAAGCGTGTGTTGAACAAGTCGTCTCTAACGCGCGTACCGCCTTTAAAGCTTGGGCGCGCACAGCATTTGATGAGCGTGTTGCGATAGTCAAACGCTTTGCTGAGCTGGTCGCAGACAATAAACAAACTTTGGCTGAAACCATTGCCAATGAAACCGGTAAGCCGTTGTGGGAAGCGTTAACAGAAGCGCAAGCGATGGCGAATAAAGTCGCTATTTCAATCACGTCTTATCACGAGCGTACTGGTGAAAAAGTGACTGACATTGCAGGCGGAACTGCCTCACTGCGCCACCGCCCTCATGGTGTTATGGCTGTGTTTGGCCCTTACAATTTTCCGGGGCATTTACCCAATGGGCACATTGTACCTGCGCTGATTGCCGGTAATACCATTGTGTTCAAACCCAGTGAGCTGACGCCCTTTACGGCACAAAAAACCATTGAGCTTTGGGAGCAAGCCGGATTGCCAAGCGGCGTAATTAACCTTGTACAAGGTGGTAAAGATACGGGCATTGCTTTAGCCGCAAGTGCCGGCATTGATGGTTTGTTGTTTACTGGTAGTGCGAATGTTGGATATTTACTGCATGAGCAGTTTGCCACTCGTCCCGATAAAATTTTGGCGTTAGAAATGGGGGGGAACAACCCATTAGTGATTGATTCTTATGATGATACTGATGGTGTCGTGAACCTGATTATTCAATCTGCGTTTATCAGTGCAGGTCAGCGTTGCACCTGTTCACGCCGGCTACTCGTGCCGCATGGTGAACAAGGTGATGCATTAATTGCTCGTTTAGTTGACGTTACCAAACAGATTAAAGTCGGGGCGTGGACCGAAAAAGAACAGCCATTTATGGGGCCCGTCGTATCCGTGGCCGCGGCACAGCATATGCTCAATGCGCAAGATGAGCTGATTAAAAAAGGCGCGATTTCACTGGTTAAAATGGAACAGTTGGTACCAGAAACGGGCTTGTTATCACCAGCCATTCTTGATGTGACCAATGCGACCGATTTGGTTGATGAAGAGTACTTTGGTCCATTGCTCACTGTGATTCGTTACAACACGCGTGAAGAAGCGATTGATATTGCCAACAACACACGCTTTGGTCTATCTGCGGGTTTGGTCTCGAAAGATAAAGCTTTTTATGAGCAGTTCTTAATTGATGTTCGTGCGGGCATTATTAACTGGAACAAGCCGCTAACCGGTGCAGCAAGTAATGCGCCATTTGGTGGCCCAGGCGCATCGGGAAATCATCGCCCAAGTGCGTATTACGCTGCTGACTACTGCGCATGGCCAGTGGCATCGTTGGAAACTGATCACGTTGAGATGCCAGAAGCCGTTTCTCCGGGTCTGGATTTTTCAAGCAATAAGTAGGAGCGAATATGTCAGCATACGAAGTTAACTTTGATGGCTTAGTCGGTCCAACGCATAACTACGCTGGACTTTCCTTTGGGAATGTCGCCTCAACCAATAATAAAAATGTGGTCGCCAACCCTAAACTTGCGGCTTTGCAAGGGTTAGAAAAAGCGAAAGCATTAGCCGATATGGGCTTTAAACAAGGCATTCTTCCTCCGCAAGAACGCCCATGTATTGCGACGTTACGTCAAATGGGATTTAGCGGTAGTGATGCGGATGTGATTACGCAGGCGGCGACCAAAGCGCCGCGCTTATTAGCGAATGCCAGCTCTGCCTCTTCCATGTGGGTGGCCAATGCCGCAACGGTTTCGCCATCGGCAGATACGTTAGATGGAAAGGTGCATTTCACCCCGGCGAATTTAAATAACAAACTGCATCGTAGCATTGAACATGAGCAGACTGGGCGGGCGTTGGCTGCCATATTCACTGACGCGCACTACTTCGCTCATCATCCAGCTCTGCCGATGCATGAATCGCTTGGCGATGAAGGTGCCGCGAACCACAACCGTTTTAGTGCCAATCATGGTCAGAGCGGAGTGGAACTGTTTGTTTATGGTCAACACTATTTTTCTGATACACCCAAGCCCAGTCAATTCCCAGCCCGTCACAGCTTAGAGGCGAGTCAAGCCATTGCTCGTCTACATGGGTTATCAGAAAACAACACGGTATTTTTACAACAAAACCCGGATGTGATTGACCAAGGGGTGTTCCACAATGATGTTATTGCGGTCAGTAATGGCCCAGTATTTTTCCATCATCAGGATGCGTTTTTGCATCAAGCGCCTGCGTTTGATGAGATTTCTCGTAAACTGGCGCAGTATGAATGCGAATTCCATGCTATCGAAGTGCCCCGAGATCAAGTATCGATTAGCGACGCAGTGCAAACCTATCTATTTAACAGCCAGTTGCTGACTAAAGCGGATGGTTCGATGATGTTGGTGGTACCCAATGAAGCGCGTGAGCATCCGGGTGTGTGGGCGTATTTGCAAGAGTTGATCGCCACGTCTTCTTTTATTAAAGAAGTGCAAGTGTTTGATCTACGTGAAAGTATGCGCAACGGCGGCGGCCCTGCTTGTTTACGATTGCGAGTTGCCTTGCAGCAGAACGAGCTGGATGCGGTGAACCCCCATGCGTTAATGAGTGACGAAAAATATCGCCAACTTGTTGCGTGGGTAAATACACATTATCGCGACCGGTTGTCTGAGCAAGATTTGGCAGATCCTCAGCTATTATTGGAATGTCGCACTGCGTTGGATGAACTGACTCAGATTATGCAGTTAGGCTCTATTTATCCATTTCAGCTAGGGTAGGTGGTTATGGAAACATCGTTTTTAGCGCTAACACTAAAGCGTGAAATGCCAAAAAACACGGTGTTTCATGCCCATGGGTTAACCTTTCATTGGCTTAACCATGGTGTCATGGTGATTGAGCCTGCGGGAGTTGATGATTCATTGCCAAGCATTATCTTATCTGCGGGAGTACATGGTAATGAAACGGCTCCGATTGAGTTACTCGATAGCATGGTTGCCGATTTACGGTCGGGAGCGTTAAGTCTGACTAGGCCTCTATTGGTCTTATTGGGGAACCTTGATGCGATGAACCAAGGGGAGCGCTATCTTGATTACGATATGAACCGTTTGTTTTGTCAAAATCATCGCCGTTTCCCAGATGCTCGTGAATCAAAGCGTGCTGCTGAACTGGAAAAAGCGGTGATTCGTTTTGCCAATGATCAGCTAGGGCCGGTTTATCATTTTGATTTGCACACAGCGATTCGCGGATCACATCATATGCGTTTTGGTTTGTTGCCATTTGTGGAACGTGGTGAATACCCAGATGCTTTTGTCGAGCAGTTAAATGCGCTTGCTCTGGATGCGTTGGTGATTAATCATGCTCCTGCGAATACGTTTTCTTTTTTTACTAAAGATCAGCTCAATGTAGAAAGTTGTACGCTCGAACTCGGCAGTGCCAAACCGTTTGGGCACAATAACACAGCTGACTTTACGCATATTGATCAAGCGCTACGCACCATGCTCCAAGGCAAGGCTCCTTTGCAAAGCCAGCATCCCGCTCTGGTGTATCGAGTGGCCCAGCAAATTACCAAACTCAGTGACGAATTCCAGTTTTATGTCGCAGACGATGTGAAAAATTTTACGCCGTATGAGCCTGGATTTGTATTGGCTGAAGATGGTGAAACCCGGTACCAAGTGGGTAAACAAACCGAATATGTGCTGTTTCCTAATCCCAAGGTAAAGGCCGGGCTCCGCGCCGGATTGATGTTAGTACGTGAGCCGAACGAAGGTTAATAATAGTGATAAGAGGGTAGGCTTTCTTTTCTGACTCAGTCCTGCGTGAGAATTTACGCGGATATATCAGATTTCACTAAGTGATTTAAGCCAAAATAAGCGCTGGGAAATGAAGCACATTTTCCAGCGCTTTTCTCTATTCGTCCACATGATAAGAAGAATTGTCTTAGAACACTAAGATATAGAACTAGCGACTAAAGCCCGAAAATTTTTAATGATGTTTGTGCTGGTTTACGATTTGCTTAACAAGGTATTATCGAAAAAGTTAGAATTATTGCTCATGACATTTTTTTAAATTGGATCATGTATTATTTTATCTTAGGTCCAATGTTGTGTTTCTCATCTAAAGGTTAGATATGAGGTATCCCGAATACAGAGCAGTGTTAAGTGACTTAGGAATGTCTTCTGCTCAGCTTGATAACCTAATTTCCTGTTTCCGTCCAAGTTCGTTTGATAAAGATAAAACCATATTGAATATTGGTGATAAATTTGACGAAGTACTGATTCTTAGTCGGGGGGCAGTTCGTTGTTATTATTTAACGCCTGAAGGAGATGAAAGTAATAAATTATTCTTTTTTGAAGACAATATTGTTTTTCCAGTTGCTCCGATAGCACGTAACCAGCCGAGTATGTTTGGGATTGTTACTTGCGAATCGTCATTGATATTGCGTATGTCTTTTACTGAGTTTAAACAATATTTAGTGGCTATGAATATTTGGCAACCGTTTTATTTAACTTACCTTGAATGGTTGGTAGATAGCAAAGTTCAGCGGGAATACCGACTTCTTACTCTGAACAAAAATCAGTTGATCCAAAACACTATAGAAAATGAATCACAGGTAATAAACCGGATTAATGATTATCATATAGCCAGTTATTTGGGGATGAGTCCGGTAACCTATTCGCGCCTGAAACCTCATTCTTAACATTTGATAAGGCATCGCTGTCGACGATCTCTTACTCTCACCCTCAAACCATCGAGTAAGGATCGAAGATATGGATGAATTCAACTTATTTCCGGAAAAAACTGCATTGATATTGATTGAATACCAGAACGAGTGGGTGAGTGAACAAGGGTATTTACGTAATCATGTGGTTGTAGATCAGGAACAGTTTGAAGATGCTATTGAGCATTCAAAAATGATACTTTCTTTAGCGAGAAAAAAAGGATGTTCCATTATTCATGTGACATTACAACCGGATGACCATTATCTTGCTTTTGGTAAAGCTGAGTATGGTATGCGTCATGTCATTCCCAAAAAGAAAACGTGGTTAGGATTTCAAGGAGAAATACATCCAGATTTTGTACCACTTGCTCACGAGCATGTGATCACCGAAAGGGTAGGGGCTAGCGCATTCTCAGGGAGTAATCTGGATATTTATCTACGAAATAATGAGGTAGTTAATGTTGTACTAATAGGTTTTGCTACCCATGTTTGTGTTGAGTCTACACTTCGACAAGCTCACGACTTAGGTTATAACGCTTATGTTATTACTGAAGCTACAGGGGCCTTCACTATTGAACAGAAACAATATTTTAGTCGGAATGTGGTTCAACATTTTGGAAAAGAGATACGAGTTGATGATTTTGCCTGATGATAACTAACAAGGATTAGAAGTTGTAAGGGCGGCCAGTTAATGTAGATATGTCCCTTCCTATTGATCTGATACAAATAACATTCAACTGTACATATATACACTATTGGCGCACAATCATTACAATTAATGAGTATCCATTGGTGGTATAAGTGCATAACGAATTAGAACCGGGAATTAAAGAGTTAGTTGAGGACTTTATAACTAAGGGTAAGCAATGCCCTTCTGCTCTAAATATCACTAGTAGAAGGGCAGGCTACTTATCTAGCACAGTTTTATCCGGTGATAGCCCTAAAATGTTTGAAGAGTTTACAGATAAGCTTAACGGGATCGTTTTAAAAGTTTACAAACCAAATAACACAAAAGGCTTACCCATCACTATTTATTTTCATGGTGGCTGTTTTATTAGTGGAGGATTTAAAACTCACGAACAGCAATTACGACAGATTGCAAGTTCATCGGAACAGTATAGTCATTTGTATTCAATATCGTTTAGCGCCTGAAAATTGTTATCCAGCAGCGCATGATGATGTGTACAACGCAGTGCTTGCAATAAAGGAGTTTGGTAGTAAATATGGTGGCAACACAGACTGTATCCTATTCGTAGGGGATAGCGCTGGTGGTCAGTTAGCGTTAACGACATGTTTACGTTTAAAACTAAATCATAACTGGCTTCCTCAAAAGCAAATTTTAATTTATCCAATGCTAGACCCTTTCGGAAAATCTGTCAGTTACATTGAAAATGGTACTGATTACGTTATTACAGCGAATATGCTGCTTTCGGGTTTCTCGATGTACACGGCTAACTTGGAAAACGATTCGATAAGTGAGAATTCAGAGCTCAACCCTCTTGTTTGCGCAGATTTTAAAGGATTACCACCAACCTACATCATTACCGCGGAATTTGACCCTTTAAGAGATGAAGGAGAGCAGTGTTATAGACAATTACTCAATGCTGGAGTGGAAGCGTATTGTGAACGCTACTTAGGTGTTATCCACGGATTTCATCAATTATCGGGAATCAGCGCCAGTGCTAGACGCTGTCTTCGTAATATTTCCCAAGAGATAAAGCAAACAACAAAATTGTTTAGTTAATAAAGTTTATGTCGGTTATAACTGGAATAACACGTTGCTTTACTGAGTCAGCAAGAACTGAGCTGACTCATATACGCCTCGACATCATCCTGCATTCAATGCCTGATCACTTTCTTAAGTCAGTTCTTGACCTACATATACTAATAACAGATTATGAGCCTAGTTGAGTATTTATAATAGTACAGACATGTTCTGTAATTTATGAGTGGAAGGAATAATAAGGCCTATAAAACAGAATGTTGTTGCTATGACGTCTGTATTTCTGAAGATATTATAAAGGCAATGTCTGCTGAAAAGAGACTGTTAGAAGTGCAAGGAGAGTCCGTGGAATATAAAGTAGTAAATGACTTGCCTTGTGTTAACCAGTTTATGAAATTACGTGAATCGGCGGGGTGGGCTAATCCTAGTGCTGACATAGTGGAAATGAGTTTAGCCAACTCCGTATTTATTACTTCTGTTTTTTCTGG
This DNA window, taken from Vibrio nitrifigilis, encodes the following:
- a CDS encoding bifunctional succinylornithine transaminase/acetylornithine transaminase encodes the protein MKNSIPSRKDFDQYMIPVYSPAPFIPVKAHGSTLFDQSGKDYIDFVGGIAVNALGHANPELRKALIEQSDNLWHTGNGYTNEPVLTLAKHLVEATFADKAFFCNSGAEANEAALKLARRYARQNFSEDKNEIIAFNNAFHGRTLFTVSTGGQPNYSKDFAPLPGGISHLPFNDLEALKAAISDKTAAVIVEPIQGEGGVIPATPEFLQGVRELCDQNNAVLIFDEVQTGVGRTGHLYAYQGYGVTPDVLSTAKALGGGFPIGAILTTDKFATGLTVGSHGTTYGGNPLACAVANVSLNIIDSEAFLADVRAKEAHFVEVLKKINSELNMFSDIRSAGLLIGCQLTDEFAGQAKAISVLATEYGVMTLIAGANVVRFAPALNISESEMETGLSRFEQALKEYKTRK
- a CDS encoding arginine N-succinyltransferase; protein product: MIILRPARLSDLGQLERLAKESGTMVSTLPDKKESLVRKIERSIDSFAQDVVTPGEESYFFVLEECLTGQVVGTGAINALSGYRTPFYAFRNDMLIHSSRELNVHSRVHALSLTHDLSDHSNLCSFYVVDSLHKTLYPALVTLGRLLYMSVESQRFSNEWMAVLPGLCDDAGRAPFWEHVGRKFIGLDYDEVEFLNGTKDGTFIAELMPHYPLYVPLFDEEAQQAIGMVHPKAELQCNLLSGQGFEPDKYVEIFDGGPILSATHNTLNIWQQQRQKSVTFAEVAPDAPAHLIGFKSDSGFSAFIAPCQTSSSQLVLDKSIAQRVGITNKQTVWHVEI
- the astA gene encoding arginine N-succinyltransferase, with amino-acid sequence MMIIRPVNWDDKDALLDLASKAGVGFTSLPVDEARLLSRLERTLNTWDKKAPLPEQGYLFVLEDTTTQKVVGVSGIEVAVGLNEPWYSFRLGTLVHASKELNVYTQMPTLFLSNDHTGHSELCTLFLDADYRHSKNGQLLSKSRMMFIANFREEFRDKVFAEMRGVCDENGESPFWESLGRHFFSIDFSEADYLTGIGQKAFIAELMPKHPLYVDFLTEEAKAVIGQVHPCTAPARKILESEGFRYTNYVDIFDAGPTLEAYVEDLRIVKQSQMRKVAIAEHPIVSEQPYLVSNTDYQQFRTTLIASQPDDECIYLTQEQCDALKVKPGNEVRVASLFAKQPEV
- the astD gene encoding succinylglutamate-semialdehyde dehydrogenase translates to MIKTQPNVFTNGQWQTTGTALFSKTNPANGELVWQGHETEKACVEQVVSNARTAFKAWARTAFDERVAIVKRFAELVADNKQTLAETIANETGKPLWEALTEAQAMANKVAISITSYHERTGEKVTDIAGGTASLRHRPHGVMAVFGPYNFPGHLPNGHIVPALIAGNTIVFKPSELTPFTAQKTIELWEQAGLPSGVINLVQGGKDTGIALAASAGIDGLLFTGSANVGYLLHEQFATRPDKILALEMGGNNPLVIDSYDDTDGVVNLIIQSAFISAGQRCTCSRRLLVPHGEQGDALIARLVDVTKQIKVGAWTEKEQPFMGPVVSVAAAQHMLNAQDELIKKGAISLVKMEQLVPETGLLSPAILDVTNATDLVDEEYFGPLLTVIRYNTREEAIDIANNTRFGLSAGLVSKDKAFYEQFLIDVRAGIINWNKPLTGAASNAPFGGPGASGNHRPSAYYAADYCAWPVASLETDHVEMPEAVSPGLDFSSNK
- the astB gene encoding N-succinylarginine dihydrolase → MSAYEVNFDGLVGPTHNYAGLSFGNVASTNNKNVVANPKLAALQGLEKAKALADMGFKQGILPPQERPCIATLRQMGFSGSDADVITQAATKAPRLLANASSASSMWVANAATVSPSADTLDGKVHFTPANLNNKLHRSIEHEQTGRALAAIFTDAHYFAHHPALPMHESLGDEGAANHNRFSANHGQSGVELFVYGQHYFSDTPKPSQFPARHSLEASQAIARLHGLSENNTVFLQQNPDVIDQGVFHNDVIAVSNGPVFFHHQDAFLHQAPAFDEISRKLAQYECEFHAIEVPRDQVSISDAVQTYLFNSQLLTKADGSMMLVVPNEAREHPGVWAYLQELIATSSFIKEVQVFDLRESMRNGGGPACLRLRVALQQNELDAVNPHALMSDEKYRQLVAWVNTHYRDRLSEQDLADPQLLLECRTALDELTQIMQLGSIYPFQLG
- the astE gene encoding succinylglutamate desuccinylase, yielding METSFLALTLKREMPKNTVFHAHGLTFHWLNHGVMVIEPAGVDDSLPSIILSAGVHGNETAPIELLDSMVADLRSGALSLTRPLLVLLGNLDAMNQGERYLDYDMNRLFCQNHRRFPDARESKRAAELEKAVIRFANDQLGPVYHFDLHTAIRGSHHMRFGLLPFVERGEYPDAFVEQLNALALDALVINHAPANTFSFFTKDQLNVESCTLELGSAKPFGHNNTADFTHIDQALRTMLQGKAPLQSQHPALVYRVAQQITKLSDEFQFYVADDVKNFTPYEPGFVLAEDGETRYQVGKQTEYVLFPNPKVKAGLRAGLMLVREPNEG
- a CDS encoding Crp/Fnr family transcriptional regulator gives rise to the protein MSSAQLDNLISCFRPSSFDKDKTILNIGDKFDEVLILSRGAVRCYYLTPEGDESNKLFFFEDNIVFPVAPIARNQPSMFGIVTCESSLILRMSFTEFKQYLVAMNIWQPFYLTYLEWLVDSKVQREYRLLTLNKNQLIQNTIENESQVINRINDYHIASYLGMSPVTYSRLKPHS
- a CDS encoding cysteine hydrolase is translated as MDEFNLFPEKTALILIEYQNEWVSEQGYLRNHVVVDQEQFEDAIEHSKMILSLARKKGCSIIHVTLQPDDHYLAFGKAEYGMRHVIPKKKTWLGFQGEIHPDFVPLAHEHVITERVGASAFSGSNLDIYLRNNEVVNVVLIGFATHVCVESTLRQAHDLGYNAYVITEATGAFTIEQKQYFSRNVVQHFGKEIRVDDFA